From the Silurus meridionalis isolate SWU-2019-XX chromosome 5, ASM1480568v1, whole genome shotgun sequence genome, one window contains:
- the slc25a43 gene encoding solute carrier family 25 member 43 isoform X1, whose amino-acid sequence MAAVNKDDRLTGSQSFLCVGFAGIFSKTVTSPLEVVKILSQVGTFHCKYGFMRTFLLIYQREGFRAFWKGNSVSCLRLFPYSAIHLGTYKTFIHLYMDELGRISQWKAIVTGGLAGISAALLTYPLEVVETRMIAQNCRESTYRGVLHTLSSIKRHEGFLSLYRGFSLTILGAVPFSIGCYVVFINLDKLWQEHHFRFTSLQNFINGCLAAGVAQSLSFPFDTIKRKMQAQSPYLPHCGGVDVHFNGMIDCFKQVIKTKGVLSLWSGITANMLKIIPYYGLLFSCFEMCKQFCLYQNGYTVSPLSYKLKPGVDQSLGPEELQEFKRYLRNRQIQAQSSSMGNRWQT is encoded by the exons ATGGCAGCCGTGAACAAGGATGACAGATTGACAGGTTCTCAAAGTTTTCTGTGTGTCGGGTTTGCAGGGATTTTTAGCAAAACCGTCACCTCGCCCCTTGAGGTGGTGAAAATTTTGAGCCAGGTGGGAACTTTCCACTGCAAATATGGCTTTATGCGCACCTTTCTTCTCATTTATCAGCGTGAAGGTTTTCGGGCATTTTGGAAAGGAAATTCGGTTTCCTGTCTGAGATTGTTCCCATATAGTGCCATACATCTGGGAACCTACAAAAC GTTTATCCACCTCTACATGGATGAGCTTGGTCGTATTTCCCAGTGGAAGGCCATAGTGACTGGTGGTCTAGCAGGTATATCTGCTGCTCTGCTTACATATCCCTTAGAGGTGGTTGAAACCAGGATGATTGCCCAAAACTGCAGAGAATCCACATATCGGGGTGTGCTGCACACTCTTTCCAGCATAAAACGACATGAGGGGTTCCTTTCTCTTTACCGTGGCTTTTCTCTTACTATATTAG GTGCAGTTCCTTTCTCGATTGGCTGCTATGTAGTTTTTATTAACTTGGATAAGCTGTGGCAGGAGCACCACTTTCGATTCACCTCTTTGCAAAACTTCATCAATGGCTGTCTTGCTGCGGGAGTGgctcagtctctctctttcccttttgaTACAATTAAACGGAAGATGCAG gCGCAGAGTCCATATCTGCCACACTGTGGAGGAGTCGATGTCCATTTTAATGGGATGATAGACTGCTTCAAGCAGGTCATCAAAACCAAGGGTGTCTTGTCCCTGTGGAGTGGCATTACAGCCAACATGCTTAAG ATCATCCCTTACTATGGCCTGCTCTTCAGCTGCTTTGAGATGTGTAAGCAATTCTGTCTTTACCAAAATGGCTACACCGTGTCTCCATTGAGCTATAAACTCAAACCAGGAGTGGACCAAAGCCTGGGCCCAGAAGAACTGCAAGAGTTTAAGCGCTACCTGAGAAACCGACAGATACAGGCCCAAAGTTCATCAATGGGTAATCGTTGGCAAACCTAA
- the slc25a43 gene encoding solute carrier family 25 member 43 isoform X2, with protein MAAVNKDDRLTGSQSFLCVGFAGIFSKTVTSPLEVVKILSQVGTFHCKYGFMRTFLLIYQREGFRAFWKGNSVSCLRLFPYSAIHLGTYKTFIHLYMDELGRISQWKAIVTGGLAGISAALLTYPLEVVETRMIAQNCRESTYRGVLHTLSSIKRHEGFLSLYRGFSLTILGAVPFSIGCYVVFINLDKLWQEHHFRFTSLQNFINGCLAAGVAQSLSFPFDTIKRKMQAQSPYLPHCGGVDVHFNGMIDCFKQVIKTKGVLSLWSGITANMLKLCLFRSSLTMACSSAALRCVSNSVFTKMATPCLH; from the exons ATGGCAGCCGTGAACAAGGATGACAGATTGACAGGTTCTCAAAGTTTTCTGTGTGTCGGGTTTGCAGGGATTTTTAGCAAAACCGTCACCTCGCCCCTTGAGGTGGTGAAAATTTTGAGCCAGGTGGGAACTTTCCACTGCAAATATGGCTTTATGCGCACCTTTCTTCTCATTTATCAGCGTGAAGGTTTTCGGGCATTTTGGAAAGGAAATTCGGTTTCCTGTCTGAGATTGTTCCCATATAGTGCCATACATCTGGGAACCTACAAAAC GTTTATCCACCTCTACATGGATGAGCTTGGTCGTATTTCCCAGTGGAAGGCCATAGTGACTGGTGGTCTAGCAGGTATATCTGCTGCTCTGCTTACATATCCCTTAGAGGTGGTTGAAACCAGGATGATTGCCCAAAACTGCAGAGAATCCACATATCGGGGTGTGCTGCACACTCTTTCCAGCATAAAACGACATGAGGGGTTCCTTTCTCTTTACCGTGGCTTTTCTCTTACTATATTAG GTGCAGTTCCTTTCTCGATTGGCTGCTATGTAGTTTTTATTAACTTGGATAAGCTGTGGCAGGAGCACCACTTTCGATTCACCTCTTTGCAAAACTTCATCAATGGCTGTCTTGCTGCGGGAGTGgctcagtctctctctttcccttttgaTACAATTAAACGGAAGATGCAG gCGCAGAGTCCATATCTGCCACACTGTGGAGGAGTCGATGTCCATTTTAATGGGATGATAGACTGCTTCAAGCAGGTCATCAAAACCAAGGGTGTCTTGTCCCTGTGGAGTGGCATTACAGCCAACATGCTTAAG CTGTGTTTGTTTAGATCATCCCTTACTATGGCCTGCTCTTCAGCTGCTTTGAGATGTGTAAGCAATTCTGTCTTTACCAAAATGGCTACACCGTGTCTCCATTGA